The DNA window TTAGAagtatttttcaagtttttatatttctatacaattttagaaaaagtaaagttttttttatatatatttattacttattaactataaattgttataaattgacAAACAGTTGTAGGAACAAACAGAGAGTATCTATgcacagtttatttttattgatcaacATCATTAGAAAATTGTTACATATCAcagatatttattgaaaaatcttacacactaatattagtaggtacatcactataaaattataaactcgAAAAGTTAAAATTCGAATAGTTGCAAGAGTCGTTAGTCTACATAGTattaataggtaggtacctacatatatgtttattaatgtcaaaatgggagatataaaagttaaaatttatttagattcCTAAAGGGTTTATTTAGGAAACTATTAACTACATTTTAGATAAACATAGATGAGTTAAAAAAGAACCGTTTCCAATAGGTACAAATTCTTAAATCTCCCGAGAcaggtaatataaataataaaaatcaagaacAATATTATAGCTATGTTAAATTAGTTGATTGAAGTATACCTTCAAaactataacttaaaaaaaaatcgcaaaaaataCACGTCAATGCGAGCAAAGTCACGGGCAGAACCTAgtaacatgtatgtatgtctttTAGTGAGACACGTCGTCAAGTGAGTCGGTACTGTTGCGGCGCGGGTAGGCGTCGTACTCGCCGGCGAAGTCCCACTCGCGGTACGTGGTGGCGATCACCGCACGCAGCTCCTCCAGGTGCTCCGGCCCGCGGGTCTCGCACACTACCTTGACCTGAGAAggcaaacaaacaatatattatacgTAGGCATACTTAGCATAAGCTGTTCTAAATCTGCAGTAAGTACTTCTGTGAATGTAGTGTTAAATGTCATGTTGAATTACGGACcaaagatttgtttttcaaaatcgaATCCCATTAGACCTTTCACGCATTTTAGAATACTGCCGCcacttcttattttaatattcgatGTTAAAGCTAAAACACAAATGAGCAGATCTTACCCGAACACTGAATATATCACCGTGGACCCAAGCGCGTTCCTGTATGATATCCTTGATGGAGACGCCGGTAGAAGATATGAGCTTGCACAGTTCAGCGATGCCGCCGGGCCGGTCGCTCACCGTCACTTTGAACTTCACCAGCCGCTGCTCCGCCGCCAGTCCGCGCTCCAGACACCGGCCCAGTATCGTGGTGTCTATGTTACCACCCGATAGAATGCACACAACTCTGGAAACAATAGATTTTGTTtgattgcttttatttaattggAAGAAACTTTAATTGCTGTTCCGGACACGTTGTGAaaaagttttactatttttttcctGCCAAAACTAAATGAAGAAATCGCAAAATATAATCTCATTGCTGTATGTGAGAAACCtaataaattcgtttttattCGGCATAAAACTCTATATCCAAGTAAGCTTGAAAGTGTTAAGGGTCTTTCAATGATCGACGGATATATGCACGGGTCCATGGTGGTATTGTCGGGATACTAACTTCTTCCCGGCGAGCTCTGGCACCAGGCCAGCCATGATGGCCGCCACGCCAACGGCACCACCCCCCTCCACAACGTACTTCTCTTGCTCAATCAGCCGCAGGATAGCACGAGCGATCCAGTCTTCGTTCACAGTTAtctaaaaagcaaataattctTTAGCCATTTGTATTTCGTTTTCAGTAAGTAGGTAATAACTACTTAGTAAATCACCACATGAATCCAAAAATACATAACTGGGCTCCTTTGCTCCCATTGTAATAGTCAAGTGAAATATAATACTAATAAGCATTTCAAAACGTCACTTTCTCGTCGTACTGGCATACAGCTGTCGGTCTATCATTCGGTTTGCTCACCATTCTGTCGACGATGGGCTTGACGGTGACGAAGGCATTGTATCCCACAGTGGGCACGGCCAGACCATCAGCGAGCGTCGACCTGATCTCCACGCTCACCGGCTCGTCTTGCTTCATGGCGTGCTGCATGCTCGGGCACTTCTCTGTCTCCACACCCTGTCATAAACACCGATGTTAAGTGCAACCTAGAAGAATTCAGAGGGGTCGTCGAAagtgatagttttttttatttttcataagtacCTTAATCTTCATCTAAAAAACCATTCGAAACACTTGTTGGGGTCCAGGTGTGGGTTACGaatagtttttcaatttaaatctgAACGAATAGCCGATTGGCTGGGTGGACATAACGCCAAACCTACCGAGAACGACGcgacgcgggttcgatcctcgcataggCCAGGCATTTGTGGGTTGTaggtcttggtgtctttgtacatgtgacttgaatgtttgtgaaacccgccgcCACACAAGGTtgaaattccttactgcgggagtatGGAACAGTAAAAAGGAGCTGGATCTGTGCAGCATTGAATGCATGATGGGTGGATGGATCTAATTCTTCGTTAATAAAgggattttattaatttagtctaAGAGCTGCTACTTTAAGGGATGCTGGTTGATCTcctgacatttaaaatatacattactttaaagtgaaataaaataatttaagttttacaaACAGGCTCTGTAATTTTACCGTATTAACATTAACTGTAATTCGATAACCTCATTTCATCATCTGTTCCTAATGAAGTGTATGTTAACATCATTAGATACGGATTTTAAGTTCGATGGCCTATTAACGAATAACGATTATATTTAACAAGTTAATTGCCATATTCCGCGTTAAATAGCTCAATGTTAAGTGTTTGTCTTTTATTACTTCGTTTTCGAGACTAAATGGATAGGAATTAAAGATGAATGCATAATGTTGGAACAATGTGCTCGTAAAACAAGGAGTTAATACGATTGTGTCTGTCGATCATAAGAACAACAAGCTCATTAAGCCATCTCATTAACATCACGTAGCTATCAATGTCGATCTCTCTGTTAATGTCTTTGCACCAATTAATTTTCGAAAACAcatctgttttgttttagcGACTAACATGTTGTCCAGTACATTGGATAGTGGcgctgactgctatactggtgGTCGTGGTTTGTAGACTTTGTAGTCCACCCAGAGCAAACGTTTGTGTGGTGAGCACGATCATTCGATTAAACTCGATTCTATGCCTGGGTGGTATGTATCTATGTCAtgaatttgtatgtatttggaaatatgtCAGTATaatcagaatattattattagtacaaAGTCATAATGCAAGTTAGTAGgcgctcataatacaagctttgcttagtgcTTAGTTTGAGATATTGTGTGAAAGTAGTGGCATATTATTAATGATATACATTAGATACTCATTTCTcgaatgatattattattatggatTAGTTTCtcatatatatatacctataggTAGATAAGTAGGTACTATAGCACAATATGTATTGGTCATTTCAGTTGCTTGCATCACATCATTATTTCATCATCCTATTGATCAAAGgggacaaattaaaatgttatgtaaattaaaccTCCATTGATAAGAACTCCCATAACTTGATTGTAAAAACGCTCGACTCGTGTCTCGATAATTACAAAACGCGATTCCGATAAAAAGTGTTGTGTCAACGTTATAAAGTTTTATCGATGTGACCTTTGGCTTCGTTTACTTTAAAGCGAGAAATGAGACGCAAGATAATTGTTTGACCTACAGCATTGATTTAGTCTTACTGACAGAACGTCCGGCCGCGTCGTAGGGTAGGCACTAAACAAACCAACATATCGAGCCGTGACGTCATACAAGTTAGTATCGCTACGtagcattttgtttttacttccGATGtttaaagaataacaaaaaagtatcgGTATCGGGGGTGTGTTTATTGATATGATTGTGACGTCAACGAAAgataaatataacaacaaatatctaTACACGACACAGCTTTTATCGATCTGATTTCAGGGTGATATCTGACGGTGTAATAATTTAGCTTTCGTGTGAACGGActgataaacttttaaatatctgCAACGATTTGTACCGTCACGCGTCGGTTCCGCTAAAGCCCaaaaatctatattattatgttacagaATCTGCCTTATTTACTGTCTATCTCTTTGGCTATAAAGAGAAAAGGAGTTGCTCCTACCACTTATTAAAAAACACTCCAGCAGAAGGCACCTGTCATTTGAACCTTAAAACGAATCCTTATGAAAATTCCCCCGTTTTTCAAACTGAATACTCGGTTATTTGCATACTAATATGTagcatttatttcatttgtctATGCATCTACCGTTATTTatataagatattattattacatcacTTTTATCTTTGTTACATTGTTGCTATATATGTGTAATACTAATAGGCAGACACGTACAGAATGTATAGTTGACACTGTTCTCTGAGTAGCAACTCTCCTGtattttaggtaggtacctactggtCAAAAAGTTTATTGGCCTTAAATGTTACCTCTTTACTCAGTTTACTTAATACGATAACAAAGGCAGGAACTATGAActgtattttcaaattaatatacaattttaattaaatatttacagaattaTGTATCGTTTTGTTGAGAAGTCGAATGATAACATTTTACCCTTCAAAcacaattttacaaaatagaGTCTTTGTTAGGTGGTCCTATTTATCTATGTGGGGAACAATTAGCTATTATAACTCTGAGATAACCTTTGCTTTGTCACAAACTACATAATCGTGCTATGTCTGTCAGATCCTCATCAATTAGTACAATATTTGACGAGAAAAAAAGATAAGCCATGCATTCTGTTTACTTATGTCAAGAGCGTGTTTATggtaagatattattttacataaacatgATCAGACTTATCTGACCTTGGTCAGTCCCGGACACAGTGAATTTACCaaagcattattattatttgaataaagacCTTAGCAAAAAGGGATTGTAATTTAATGAATCGCAAGTTGGTTGTCGAATCGTAAAACGATGCTGAAAGAAGTCGGAAAAGCTGAAGTTAGCTGCAATTTTATTCTCACATTTAAAGAGATAggtatgaacaaaaaaaatgcttgattGTTTTAGGTAGACACAGTCATTCAATTGGTGCCTAATGTTGAACACTAACATCGCTCAATTCGGTAGTGATTAGATTGCGAGCATCTAATTTGTGTAGTGTGGCGATAAACCGCTAAATACCAGTACAACCGCTAAATACAATTTAAGGCATAAATAGCTGACAGTGTCCTCGGACCTCGGGTCATTTTTCAAtagcataaaaatgttttacgagtTACGACCGCTTGTAAGTTGCTTTTGTTAGGTGACTGGTCATAAAGTGAAGGACTTACATAGATGAGCACATGCGGCTTGAGATGCTTGATGGCGGTGGCGACCCCGGCGAGCAGGCCTCCGCCCCCCACCGGCACCAGCACGGCGTCCACGTCGGGCACCTGCTCCACGATCTCCAACCCCACGGTCCCCTGCCCCGACATTATGTGAGGGTGGTCGTAACTGGGGACAAACGAACTACAATATCGGTAACggtgaaatgttaaaaaattgtgGAACTTCCTGTTACGACAGAGCAAACGTATTTTTCCGAATTTCTTGTAGAATTGAATTTGAAAGTTTCTTCTAACTTGCAtgcaattttgattaaaaaacaagtgtaataaataaataataataaataaatgcggacaacatcacatgcattgttctgaacccaaagtaagttgccaaagcacttgtgttatggaattcagatacaacgtaggtaccacaaacacccagacccgagacaatgtagaaatgtgattttttattgacccgaccggggatcgaacccgggacctcagagttagcgacaccttgaaaccggtgcgtacgccactcgaccacggaggtcgtcaaaagttTCTATAAATGAATGATGCTTACCCATTTATGTAGGTGAGACCGCGCTCCTTAGCCAGGCTCATGGCGTGGTACTTAGCCTCCTTCATGTCATGGCCGTGTATGATGACATTGGCTCCATAAGAGCGACACTTTTGGATTTTCATAATCGGAGCTACGTTGGGCATCACCACGGTTGCAGGGATGTTGAGGTTGTTGGCATGGAAACTCAGCGCCTGCGAGTGATTCCCCAGAGAAGCAGAAATCACACCGCGAGCTTTGGTCTCCTTATTTAAAAGCAGAAGAGCATTTCGTGCACCACGCTCTTTGAAACTGCAATATAAGTTTCAGGTCAGTTTTGAAAGTGAAGCACGAGAAACGCTTATTAATGTATGTTTACCGACCTGCCAGTATGTTGCAGGAAATCATTCTTGAGATAAATTTCCATTCCAAAAGTCGTAGACATGTGAGATTTCTGAAAatgagttaaattaattttatccaaCATGGAAATACTCTACACAAAAAACACCTTTACAGGTAGAAAAAGAACTTACCACGCAAGGCGTTTTCACTATCTCACTTTGAATCCTAAAAGCAGCTGCCGAAACATCTTCAAATGAAATTCTCTGTGGTTTTTCTTTATCACACATAGGATCATACTCGATCGTCTGGAACAccatgattatatttttacgatataaatactaaaacataacTAAATCTAATCCGACGCTAGGCCTCGATCCACCCTGGTTTCTCTCAGAGGAATGAGTGTTTTGCGCCGTTATCACAGAATAAAAGCGCTAATTATTATATGATGAAGGTTAAAGGTGAAATTGTAGTCATGATGGAATGAGCCTTGTCTATCGATGTATTAGGCCAGTAGGTGGGCACATATCAGTAGAAAAGTAGATACTCACTGCGGGTCCGAGCTTGTAACGTTCCATTTAGATATCTGTTATTTATTGGAACCAGTTGAAGCAAATGAGCGACTGCAAATCAGTGGGCCCAACTAAGTAATGATTCGGTTatctttagtttatttaaagttttgcaAGATTATGTattgataacattattatgtttttataatgttaattagtGTCGAAATTATTTTACGCAGTGCACATAACTCTTTAGGTATTTACTTACACACTTACAggttatgatttaaaaatcttCCATTTCATTTTGTGAATCATACATACTTGGCCAAAACCTTAACTTAAGCTCTTTCACGTGCTTCGCTGGTTAATATTATGCTACGCGTAATAAACGTGTACGCTTCAAAGCAAGGAACTAAACGCGTTGCGATCTggcaatatttttatgtcactGTCAAAAGTGTCAGCGAATAGCGTTGTGAGGTTATTTTACGATTGTTGTAACAACAACTtcgaaataaagatataaacgTAAGCTTACAGGAATTAATTTTACAGTTTCATATTATTGGTTTATAAAGGAAGATGCCTTACGCTAATCAACCTTCTGTACACATTACAGAATTAACAGAtgataatgttaaatttattgttgAAGACACCGAACTTAGCGTCGCTAATAGTATGCGGAGAGTGTTTATAGCCGAAACGCCGACAATGGCAATCGATTGGGTGCAATTAGAAGCAAATTCGACAGTACTTAGTGACGAGTTCCTCGCGCATCGCATTGGTCTAATTCCGCTCATATCAGACGATGTGGTGGACAAAATTCGTTACTCAAGAGATTGTATGTGCGCCGACTTCTGTTCAGAATGCAGCGTTGAGTTCACACTGGACGTGAAGTGTACAGGCGACCAAACAAGGCACGTGACCACAGCAGACCTGAAGTCGAGCGACCCACGAGTGGTGCCAGTGACGTCACGACACCGGGACGAAGACCAGGCAGACTACGGTGAAACTGatgagattttaattataaagctgCGTAAAGGACAAGAGTTGAAGTTGAGAGCATATGCAAAAAAAGGATTTGGCAAGGAACATGCTAAATGGAACCCCACAGCAGGCGTGTCCTTTGAATATGACCCTGATAACATAATGAGACACACATTATACCCTAAACCTGACGAGTGGCCTAAGAGTGAGCACACCGAGCTGGATGAAGACCAGTTTGAAGCAGAGTTCAATTGGGAAGCTAAACCAAACAAATTCTTTTACAATGTGGAGTC is part of the Trichoplusia ni isolate ovarian cell line Hi5 chromosome 23 unlocalized genomic scaffold, tn1 tig00002292_group22, whole genome shotgun sequence genome and encodes:
- the LOC113506708 gene encoding uncharacterized protein LOC113506708 isoform X4, whose amino-acid sequence is MERYKLGPATIEYDPMCDKEKPQRISFEDVSAAAFRIQSEIVKTPCVKSHMSTTFGMEIYLKNDFLQHTGSFKERGARNALLLLNKETKARGVISASLGNHSQALSFHANNLNIPATVVMPNVAPIMKIQKCRSYGANVIIHGHDMKEAKYHAMSLAKERGLTYINGYDHPHIMSGQGTVGLEIVEQVPDVDAVLVPVGGGGLLAGVATAIKHLKPHVLIYGVETEKCPSMQHAMKQDEPVSVEIRSTLADGLAVPTVGYNAFVTVKPIVDRMITVNEDWIARAILRLIEQEKYVVEGGGAVGVAAIMAGLVPELAGKKVVCILSGGNIDTTILGRCLERGLAAEQRLVKFKVTVSDRPGGIAELCKLISSTGVSIKDIIQERAWVHGDIFSVRVKVVCETRGPEHLEELRAVIATTYREWDFAGEYDAYPRRNSTDSLDDVSH
- the LOC113506708 gene encoding uncharacterized protein LOC113506708 isoform X1 is translated as MNRYLRASSTIEYDPMCDKEKPQRISFEDVSAAAFRIQSEIVKTPCVKSHMSTTFGMEIYLKNDFLQHTGSFKERGARNALLLLNKETKARGVISASLGNHSQALSFHANNLNIPATVVMPNVAPIMKIQKCRSYGANVIIHGHDMKEAKYHAMSLAKERGLTYINGSFVPSYDHPHIMSGQGTVGLEIVEQVPDVDAVLVPVGGGGLLAGVATAIKHLKPHVLIYGVETEKCPSMQHAMKQDEPVSVEIRSTLADGLAVPTVGYNAFVTVKPIVDRMITVNEDWIARAILRLIEQEKYVVEGGGAVGVAAIMAGLVPELAGKKVVCILSGGNIDTTILGRCLERGLAAEQRLVKFKVTVSDRPGGIAELCKLISSTGVSIKDIIQERAWVHGDIFSVRVKVVCETRGPEHLEELRAVIATTYREWDFAGEYDAYPRRNSTDSLDDVSH
- the LOC113506708 gene encoding uncharacterized protein LOC113506708 isoform X3; its protein translation is MNRYLRASSTIEYDPMCDKEKPQRISFEDVSAAAFRIQSEIVKTPCVKSHMSTTFGMEIYLKNDFLQHTGSFKERGARNALLLLNKETKARGVISASLGNHSQALSFHANNLNIPATVVMPNVAPIMKIQKCRSYGANVIIHGHDMKEAKYHAMSLAKERGLTYINGYDHPHIMSGQGTVGLEIVEQVPDVDAVLVPVGGGGLLAGVATAIKHLKPHVLIYGVETEKCPSMQHAMKQDEPVSVEIRSTLADGLAVPTVGYNAFVTVKPIVDRMITVNEDWIARAILRLIEQEKYVVEGGGAVGVAAIMAGLVPELAGKKVVCILSGGNIDTTILGRCLERGLAAEQRLVKFKVTVSDRPGGIAELCKLISSTGVSIKDIIQERAWVHGDIFSVRVKVVCETRGPEHLEELRAVIATTYREWDFAGEYDAYPRRNSTDSLDDVSH
- the LOC113506708 gene encoding uncharacterized protein LOC113506708 isoform X2 codes for the protein MERYKLGPATIEYDPMCDKEKPQRISFEDVSAAAFRIQSEIVKTPCVKSHMSTTFGMEIYLKNDFLQHTGSFKERGARNALLLLNKETKARGVISASLGNHSQALSFHANNLNIPATVVMPNVAPIMKIQKCRSYGANVIIHGHDMKEAKYHAMSLAKERGLTYINGSFVPSYDHPHIMSGQGTVGLEIVEQVPDVDAVLVPVGGGGLLAGVATAIKHLKPHVLIYGVETEKCPSMQHAMKQDEPVSVEIRSTLADGLAVPTVGYNAFVTVKPIVDRMITVNEDWIARAILRLIEQEKYVVEGGGAVGVAAIMAGLVPELAGKKVVCILSGGNIDTTILGRCLERGLAAEQRLVKFKVTVSDRPGGIAELCKLISSTGVSIKDIIQERAWVHGDIFSVRVKVVCETRGPEHLEELRAVIATTYREWDFAGEYDAYPRRNSTDSLDDVSH